In a single window of the Deltaproteobacteria bacterium genome:
- a CDS encoding SDR family oxidoreductase: protein MARRRDFSGKVVVVTGAGGGLGAAYSRRFAQAGAKLALLDVNAANVSAVAAELAGRGVDCRALPCDVSDEATCQAAINAVIEHFGGIDVLINNAGITHRSAFADTESVVFHKVMAVNFFGALYCTKAALPSLRRRQGLIIAISSIAGFAPLLGRSGYAAAKHACQGLFSSLRAELAGSGVDVMIVCPGFTATGIGTAALDGDGSVTRHPQSTVGKVASPDNVAAAVLAAASRSQRLLVLTAVGKTTLVLNKIFPALYERIMTRSLRHELERPS from the coding sequence ATGGCGCGCCGGCGTGACTTCAGCGGCAAGGTGGTCGTTGTCACCGGCGCCGGCGGCGGCTTGGGTGCGGCCTACAGCCGGCGCTTCGCCCAAGCGGGAGCCAAGCTGGCATTGCTGGACGTTAACGCAGCCAATGTCTCCGCGGTTGCTGCCGAGTTGGCAGGGCGCGGTGTCGACTGCCGCGCGCTCCCGTGCGACGTGAGCGACGAAGCTACGTGCCAGGCGGCCATCAACGCCGTAATCGAGCACTTCGGCGGCATCGACGTCTTGATCAACAACGCCGGCATCACGCACCGTAGCGCCTTCGCCGACACCGAGAGCGTGGTCTTTCACAAGGTGATGGCGGTGAACTTCTTCGGCGCGCTGTATTGCACTAAAGCGGCCCTGCCGAGCCTGCGGCGGCGGCAGGGGTTGATCATCGCCATCAGCTCGATCGCCGGCTTTGCCCCCCTGCTCGGGCGCAGCGGTTACGCTGCCGCCAAGCACGCCTGTCAGGGCTTGTTCTCCTCGTTGCGGGCGGAGCTGGCGGGCAGCGGTGTCGACGTGATGATCGTGTGCCCCGGCTTCACCGCCACCGGTATCGGCACCGCTGCACTCGATGGTGACGGCAGCGTCACCCGCCACCCGCAGTCGACCGTGGGCAAAGTGGCCTCGCCCGACAACGTTGCCGCCGCGGTATTGGCCGCGGCCAGTCGCAGCCAACGCCTGCTGGTGCTCACGGCCGTAGGAAAGACCACACTGGTTCTCAACAAGATATTTCCGGCGCTGTACGAGAGGATCATGACCCGCTCGCTGCGGCATGAACTCGAACGACCATCTTAG